The genomic stretch GGCTTCAGAAACTGTTGTAGAAGAAGCAGTTGTAGAAGAAGCAGTTGTAGAAATTCATGGAGCAACTAATGTAGAAAGCATAGAAGAAGCAGTTGTAGAAACTAATCCAGAATCTGTAGGTGAATCTGTAGAGACTAATCTAGTAGAAGAAGCAGTTGTAAAAACTAATCTAGAAACTGTAGATGAATCTGTAGAAATTCATCAACCTGTTGTAGAGCCACAAAACCAGCATGTTGATGAGGTTATTCCAGAACCTGAGTTACAAACAAGTCTTGCTGATGTTGTAACGCCAGATCCAGAGACAGTTAACGCAGAGACTCCTGCGATCGCAGATGAACACACATCTATAGCTCTTCCGCAAACCGAAGTCATTGCCACATCAGCTAAATCTAAAAAATCAAAAACTGCTAGTAAATCGGGTCATGGTTTTAGTAAACCTAAATCTCGTAAGTAGCTGGGTGCAAATATAAAAAACCAAAACCTGTGGCGCACGCGCAGCGTGCGCCACAGGTTTTGGTTTTTTAATTATGCTTAGATACTTAAATGAGCCCTAACTTAGTGAGGTCTGAAAATCTGCAACTTTAATAACTTTGCCATTTGAGTAATTAGTACTAGAATCTTTTAGTGACTCAGAGGTTAGGATAGATTGCACAAAGCGCTCCTATCCTAGCGTCGTCATAAATACCAACTTAATTGTCAAAGTCTACATAGGGCAGTACATTTATAGATTTGGTATAAGCTAGGAAAAGCTTGAGATACTGTTCGTTAACAAATCAATGGATAGGGCAATGGATGAATTAAGCAATGTTCTGGCATTGGCAACCGATGAAGAGCTATATCAAATTGCGGATATACTGTTTCGGCGTAAATTCAACCCCATTGATTATGTGGCTACCCCGCCTGTGCAAGAGTTACAAAGCTGGGATCGAGATGAACTAATTGAGGCGATCTCAAAGCGTTTTCGATTTTTGGCTGCCGATGGCTTGACGGTGCTCCGCCGCAAAACTAGTGATGTTAGCTATCGAGAAGTCCTAGAGCGTGTCTGTCAGCACCTCAATATTAAATATTCCAAGAAGCAAAGTGTTGAAGATATCGAGTCTGAATTATTTCTCAATTTAATTAGCAATTCATGGAAAAAGCTCTCACCTCAGGAGCGTTCTAGTATTGATGATTCTGTCCAAACAGCTCTTACGGAGTCAAATCTTAAAAAATCCTTGCCCCTTGATGCTCAGCGTAACCCGATGAGTTTGCTAGTCAAAGGTGGTAGTGCGATCGCGGTGAGTACTGTCATTCGTTCGGCGGTATTAAATGCGATCGCCCGCCAAATGGCATGGCATTTTGCCTCTTACCAAGTGGGCTATGAAGTTTTGAAGGCAGGAGGCACAGCGATCGCGACAAGGTTAAATGCCTATGTCTCTACCTATTTAGCAAAACGTGGGATGGCAGTTGCAGCAACCCAATACACCGCCGCTAGAACCGTTTTTTCAGTAATTACGCCTGCGCTTTGGGGGTTATTTTTTGCGGATCTGGGTTGGCGGGCGATCGCTACTAACTACGGACGGATCATTCCTGCTATTTTCATCATTGCTCAAATCAGATTATTGAGAATGTCTTAGTATTTATCGCTGAGATGCAAATAAAAAAGAAACTCGCATAGCGAGTTTCTTTTTTATTTGAACTACAATAGAGAATATGTTACGGATTGTTAAGAGAAATCCTGTATGACCCTCACCTCAGCTCAAAGCATCCAAAGTACTACCGCTCGACCTTGGAATCGGATTGAAGAACCCATGTGGCAAGGCAGCGAAGATGATATTCGTAAAGGCTTGCCCTTTAATTTGCTATCTCCGACTTGGCAAATGTTTTTAATGGGCGATGGTGCGCCGACGCGACATTTACAGCTATTGACTCAATCAGATATTTCGGTTGAGGTGCTAGCAATGACTAATATTGGTGATGATGACGACAATGCCCCATCGGATATTTCCTTGATTGCTGCACCAAGAATTCGTCGCCAAATCTTTTTGCGATCGCAAAAGACAGGAGAGATTTTTTCCCATGCGACTTCATGGTGGTCAGAGGCAGCGATGCAAAAATATTTGAAAGATCCATCTTTGCCGATCTGGGTCAGTCTCAATCAAAAGTACACGGAGCTTTATCGCGATCTCAAAGGTATTTACAAGGGTGCTTGTCCTCAATTAGCACAGGCTTTTGGCTATCCAGAGGTTAAGGAGTACTGGGCAAGACATTATTTGCTATGGCATGGCGGCGAACCAATCACTATGCTCTATGAAATTTATTCGCCAGCGATCGGCAAATATCTCGGTTCAAGCAGCCTCTAACCCCAAAGCTAAAAATGGCTACGCCATTTTTAGCTTTGAAAAAACTTAAAAGAAGCACCACACTTTGTGTGGTGCTTCTTTTAGGCGCAGTAGCGCTATATAATCGCGTTGTAGCGAGTCGGTGACTGCATTGATTGCCATTTATCCAGGTAGTTTCGATCCAATTACCTTTGGGCATCTCGATATTATTAAGCGCGGCAGTCATCTTTTTGATCGTGTGATTGTTGCCGTATTACGCAATCCCAATAAAACGCCTCTCTTTACGATGGAGGAACGGATGACACAGATCCGTGAGGCAACACGACATTTAGATAATGTTGATGTCGATACGTTTACGGGCTTAACTGTCACCTATGCCCATCTCATGAAAGCGCAAGTTCTGATTCGAGGTTTACGCGCAGTTTCCGATTTTGAAATGGAATTGCAGATGGCGCATACCAATAAGACCTTAGCTAATGATATTGAAACAGTATTTCTCTCTACTTCCAATGAATATAGTTTCTTGAGTAGTAGTGTAGTTCGGGAGATTGCCAGATTTGGCGGCGAGATCGATCATCTGGTTACTCCCGAAGTAGCGATCGCCCTAAGACAAAAGTTTCTCTAATACCAAATCAAAAAAGTGTAACTACACTTTTTTGATTTGGAAAACAAACCCAGTATGGATTTTGAAATAAAGAAATGGCTACGCCATTTCTTTATTTGGTACAAAACAAAAGCCTCGCATCGCGAGGCTTTTAACTATAAAACGCTAGCTAGCAAAGCTTTTTGGGCATGGAGGCGATTTTCTGCTTCATCCCAAATACGTGACTGATCACCTTCCATCACTTCATCGGTAATCTCTTCGCCGCGATGGGCTGGCAAACAATGCAAAGCGATCACATCGCGATCGGCTAAAGCCATAAGTTCAGAATTCAGTTGATAGGGTTGGAAAATTGGAATGCGATCTTCTGCTTCCGACTCCTGCCCCATACTTGCCCAGACATCGGTATACAACACATGAGCCGCTTGGGAAGCGAGTTTAGGATCATCGGTGACAATGACTTCAGAATTAGTTGCTAAAGCCTTTGCCTGAGCTACAACTGCGGGATCTGGTGTAAAGTTTTTCGGAGAAGCAATCCGCACATTCATGCCAACGAGCGCACAGCCAATCATCAGGGAATGCGCCATATTATTACCATCACCGAGATAGGTCAGGGTCAGCCCTTTGAGTGTGCCGAAATTTTCTAATACGGTGAGCAAATCAGCTAATACTTGGCAAGGATGCTCTAAATCACTCAAAGCATTAATAATGGGAATCTTAGAAAATTTGGCAAAGGTCTCTAGCTCCGCTTGCTCAAAGGTGCGAATGGCGAGAACATCCAAGTAGCGATCGAGAACTCTGGCAGTATCTTGTATTGGTTCACCACGACTGACTTGGGTCACACTTGGATCAAGATCGATGACATGTCCTCCCAATTGATGCATGGCAACGGTGAAGCTCACACGAGTTCGGGTTGAGGCTTTGCGAAACAGCAAGCCAAGGGTTTTGCGCTGAAAGTCAAACTTTACTTCTCCTGCCTTGAGTTGTTGAGCAAGGGTGAGTAATTCTTGAATCTCGTTGGGTTGTAAGTCTGCCAGACTAAGAAGATCGCGTCCCTGAAGGTTTCCCATTGTTGTTATTAAATTAAATAAGCTTGTGATGAATTGATCTTGAGATTATAAGTTACCGAGCAATTAGACAAATAACTGTTCTACCAACACAAAATTTAAGGCAGTGCTTTGCGCTGCCTTAAATTTTTGTTGACTTCTAAATCTTGACCCCAGATTTGCGAGCGATCCAAATTTCCCAATTGCGGAGGAAGCTCGATCGCGCTTTAAAAATAGTTGCAATATTAGGTTTAAATACTAGCTCCTCACAAGGAGGCTGTACCAAAATCGTAAACAAGCCAAGACGATTGCCTACAATCGTATCGGTGAATAGGCGATCTCCCACCATCGCAACTTGGGCAGGTGGTATTTGCATTGCTTCGAGAACTTGACGCACGACGCGGCGGGATGGCTTACCTGCGCGACTACGATAGGGAAGATTGAGGCTTTCGGCGACCTTTTGAATGCGGCGATCGCTAAAGTTATTACTTGCTAACCAAATGGGATATTGCTGGCGCATTAGTTCTACCCATTGACGAATCTCATCTGAAACATCGGACTCATCATCACCGATGAGGGTATTGTCAACGTCCAAAATGAGACCACTTAACCCATGTTTTTGCATTAACTGTGGAGTAATCGTGTAAATCGGTGCTGACAAAACTAAGTCAGGAGCAATCAGTCGCCAAGGTTTCACAAGGATTTTAGTGTTTTAATTAAATAATTAAGAATATCTTAACTCAGAATTGCCCCAGTAGCATGAAGTGCTATAGCAAGCCACGATAGCGAATGAAGACTAAAACAACTGACCATGAGCCTAGCGCCACCTTAATCGCAACAAGCATATTCAGAATTGGGATGATGCCACCACTAATTAGCTCTCCCATTTGACCATGGGGTAGTTCTATGCCAGAAAGTGTGATTACTGATAAAACAATAAAAATTAGAACCGATATCTTTTCCCAAGTTGCGGCGTACCATCGCTTATACAGGTTCTGAAGTCTCTCTGGAGAAGAAGTAATCGCAATCAAGCCGATCGCCGTTCCACCTGCCACACCTGCGGCAAAGCCTCCTCCTGGACTGAGATGCCCACGAATTGCTAACTCGATCGCTACCAATGCCGCAATAGTAGCTCCCAATTGAGCAAGGACAATCGAAGTTTGATCGGTAAATTGGTAAATCCTTGTAAAGGGTTTCTCATTGGCAAGTAAAAAGTTTGCCCCCATAATTGCGATCGTAAAGACAATTACTTCAAAAATGGTGTCATAGAGGCGATTGCGAAAAATGATTCCTGATACGACATTACTCACACCACTATCTTGGGCGATCACCTCGACAATCGAGAAAGGCAAACTAGGCGCGGGGTTGGGCAGGAATAGCATTTTTATAAAAAAAGCAATCCCTGCGATTATATAAATCCATTTCATTGTTCTTGGGGGAGTAATTAAGATGGTAGGAGTTTAGAGTTATCGCAAAATTAACCGCTAGATGCGAATTAATTGGACATTAGCCAAATCTGGATTCGCTTGCATAATCTCATAAAGCCGACGCAAACGGATTTTGATTTGATAGAATCTGGCTTGATTAACTTCTTGAGTCTCAGCATCATGCAAAGTGGCATGAACAAGCTTATCAATTAATGCTTGTTCTAATTCTGCTTCGTTCTCATAGGGAACTAATTCAACTCTCATATAGTATTTACTGAAAGTATTTTTGAGGATATCGATCAGTTTCTCAAAATTAGATATAGAGGCATAATCTTGATCTATTCCATTATCTATAACCGAATGTTCGTCAAACTGCTCAGGTTGTTGTAATTCTTTTTGCTCTAATTGCTCAAAGGGAAGATCGATCTTATCTAATTCTTCTTCTAAATCGTGAGCGATCGCCATCTCCTCAACCACACCCAAACGCAATACTAAAGAGGATCGTACCGCAACCGCTTGGAGCATTGTCGCTAAAAAAGCTCCGACTAGAGCCTCGGTCAGCGCTACATCCGCCGCGCCTAAAATAGTATAGACTAGCGCTGATATTGCTCCTAAAATGCCACGAATAACTAGAGCTTTGTAGGGATTAGTTTGGAACACCAACATTGATGCTGATATTGGTAGCAGCACTGCGATCGCATAGACATAACCATCGTAATTACTAATCATTTACTGTTCTAATCTGGGGGAATGCTTAATTGTTTTTAGGACGTGTTAATGCAACGCAACGAATCTATTTCTTCTTAGTCGTACTGCTAGAACAGTACGCCAGCACATAGCACAGCATCGTATTCCATAGAGCTAAGGAAATAATTGCCAGAATCAGTAATGGCAACTCCTTGGGGCGAAGTAAAACTAAGCCGAATATAATCGCGATCGAGCCAAGGGTGTCCGATACCGAAAGGCTATGAAGTTTAAAAAGTACCGATCGCTTTGTTAGTAAAGCTGAGGTTCCCCAAAACCAGAATACTAATCCACTTAGAATACAGATATAGCTGAGGATATGGACTAACGTTGTCATGGTTATGGACATGGTTATAGCTCTCCTGTGCGTTGAATGATATGGGCTAGGAGCATAAATCCTGCATTACCCACACTCAAAATAATCACGCCGATTACGCCAATCATCCAATCGTCTCGCAACACTGCGATTACTAAAATCATCACTGCGGATTTGGCAGCAATACTAGAAAAAGCAAGCATAATTTCCCAAATATCGCCATCGTATTTCCAAGCCTGATAAAGGGGAATTAGTAAAGACAAAACCATTGCGCCGACGACAAAATTTAATACAAAATTGGGAGATAGATCGATATTCATGAATTACGCCTCCTCTGGATGCGCCGCACAACATGATGCACCACATACCAGTCATCTTCTTGATGTCTCAACACAACAGTTTTAGGTGTGAAAGTAATCAAGAAAATATCCAAGAAAACTAGGGCTGCTGATCGACGATTTTTAGCTTTTTCCATAATCACTTCTTCATGTTTATGGGGTTGACAGATCATCTCGATTGCTTCGATATAGGCTTGAGGAACTGCCACAATTATCTTTTTGATGCCATAAATAACATCCTTAAACTGAATCGCTTCCGATCGGTAATAGGGCATGAGCAGAGAGATGCTTACACCAATGATGATATTGGTAATACTTAAATTAGCGGTTAACAAAAACCAGATCACGATTCGCAAAATAAATTGTCCAATCATGCCAGCACCATCCAGAACAGTAGAATTAACGTCAGGCTCATAACACCAATCAGATTCTCAAAATCCTCGAACAACGTGGAAAATTTGACCACAGCGTGTTTAAAAATTAGCCAATATGCTATCCAACCGATCGCGATCGTTGCCAGAGGTTTGACGGCATTTTCCAGAGTATAGGCTTCATAGTAAACGGCATTTGCCACAAACAAGCCACCCAATAAAATGGCGATCGCTACCCAAAACTCACCCCGCAAGGGTGCTTTAATCCCTGATTGAGCTTGATGGTTATGGGGCAAGAAAATAAACTTAGCAAAGGAGATCGCAGTACCTAAAGCTGCAATGTTCATGCCGATCACCTGCCAAGGCTGAAGATTTTCCATAGTTAATACTTTTGCCCCAAATCCAGATAGTAAGGGAAACCCAGAAATGGAAAAGCTAGCAATCACCAAAGGTATCCAGAGTTGGGTAGGAATAGGCTGATGCTGCAATTCTTTGAGGTTACGGCTAGGCAAATTGCCCACAATTAGAAATAGAGACGATTTGACTAAGCCATGGGTGAGCGCATAGAAGCCGCCAACCTCTGGTGCAGCAAGGATAAAACCTAACTGCGAAATGGTATGAAAGGCTAACATCCGCTTGGCATCTTTCTCAAACACAGCAAAAAAAACGCCAAGTAGGGCTGTTAAAACCCCAAATATGCGTACGATTGGGTCAAGTTCTTCGATCAATAATGCACAACGCACTAATGGCAAAATTCCCGCCTTTACGACTACTCCCGACATCAGTGCCGAGACTGGTGACTCGGATTCGGCATGGGTTAATGGCAGCCATAGTCCTGATACAAAGATGCCGCCCTTGGCTAACAGCCCTAAAAAGATCAAGGCAATCGCTTCGGGAGGTGAGCCTCGCAGTCCGCTAAAAGTAAAGGAATGGTTGGCTTTATATACCAACACTGCGCCAATTAAATAAAATAACATGGCGACATTGCTGACAAATAAATAGCGCAAACCAATCCAAATGGAGCGATCGCTACGGGGATAGGCAATCAATAAAAAGCTGGCAATGCTAATTACTTCTAGAGCCACATATAAACTGATGAAGTCAGAGCAGGCAAAAGCCGCATTGATACTGCCATGCAGCAATATGACTTGAGCATAAAAAAAGGCGGTGCGATCGCTATTCCAGCAGTAAATAATCACGGCTGCCGTGACCAAAGCATTGGTCAAGATAAAAAATCCTGCCAAGGGATCAAGAACCAAGGTCACACCAAAGTTATCGAGCAATTGTAAGTTGATCGGTGTTTGCTGGACAAACAGAGGAATCACGTATAGTGCCGACGCAAATGTACCGACTAAAGCCAAAATGCGATCGCACTTTGGAAATATATAGATAATGAATCCCACCAAAAACGGCAAGACAATCCAGAGCAAAGTTAGAAAAGTCATAACAAATCACTCTTCTCAATCTCATGAATTTCCAATGTGGGATTATTGCGTGCGAGTTTGATCACCCCAACCAACATCAAGGCTTGAATTGAGAAGCCAATCACGATCGCTGTCAAAATTACAGCCTGAGGTACTGGATCAGCATAGTTAGTCCTTGGGATATCACCAAGGATGGGTGTAAATACTCCTTGTCGGGATGCAATTACTACAAAATAGGCGATTACGCCCGTACTCATCACATCCATAGAAATGATTTTCATAACAAGGTTCTTTTTAAGAATAATTCCTAAAAAGCCACAGAGTATAGTTGCAAGAACAAAGGCTTCTAACACATCAATTTTCTCTGACAGTATTACTAATAGAGTTTACTTTAGGCTTTTATGTAGCTTTTACACTCCGATTAAACCCAGAAAATTCTCTATATATAGCTGCTATAAAAAACTAAGAGAGAGTCGCAGCACAAAGCGCTGCGACTCTCTCTTAGTTTTTTTTGCTTATTGTTTTGGTGTTTTTTGTTGGATCTTTTTATCGATCGCCTGTAATGCTTTTTCGTGATCTTCTAAATTACGGCTAAAGACATGACTGCCATCATATTTAGCCACAAAGAACAGATAGTCAGTACTGGCAGGATCAAGCGTTGCCTTAAGGCTAGCTAATCCCACTGAAGCGATCGCCCCCGGAGGTAAACCTTCATTGAGATAAGTGTTATAGGGCGAAGATGTCCGCACCTGATCTAGTGTCAGTGGATTTTCGGGAGTCTGCTTAATATTTAAGCCATACTCCACGGTGGGATCTGACTCTAGGCGCATATTCTTTTTCAGGCGATTCCAGAAAACCCCCGATATAATGCGACGCTCTGAATCAATTACTGCTTCTTTTTCGACAATACTCGCCAGCGTTACCCAATCTTTGAGACTAACTTTAACCTTTGGTTTACCAGATTGATTGTCTTTGTAAACAGGTAAAGCTACTTGCTCAAAGCGATCAAGCATCAGATCAATAATTCGATCTGGAGTTGCTTCCGATGGCAGAATTTGATAGGTATCAGGAAATAGAAATCCTTCTAAACTGGGGATATCCTCAGGTAGCCAAGGACGACGCTTGGGGCTAGTGCGTTGAGCTGCTGCCACAAAGTCCTTTGCTGCAAAAAAACCTTGCTTCTCAAATAGATCTGCCATCTGAGCGATCGACCAACCCTCAGGAATTGTGAAGCGAACTTCTGTCAATTTCGCTGTTTGGATCTGGGCAACGACTTCTGGCAAAGATTGGTTAGTGGAGAAATCATAGGTTCCCGATCGCAAGGAGACTGCTTCACTACCTCGCAAAGATTGCCATTGTAGCCACAGGCGCAACGCTAAGCTAGAGCGAATTACGCCTGCGGCTTCTAGCTCTTGGGCGATCATTTGAGTTGGCATCCCGTCAGGTATAGTAAGTCTGACTTTTGCTCCAAAGGTGCTAGGAGCAGCACTTGCCCAAATCCACCAAGAGCTACTGACTAGGCCAGTAAATAAAATCGTTAGTGGGAAAGCAACACCATAAAACAGCCAATTAGAACTCTTCTTCGGCATCTTCTGTGCTGAGGACATGGTCTAGATATTGCTCCACATAAGGCTCAAGGGCTGCCATTTCCGCAGGGGTAAGAACTTCAGGTTGACCATCATCTCCCACCTTGGCAATAAACATTAGAGGGTCAAGGGCAGTAAATACAGAAAAAGCCTGCTCTTCATAGTAGAAGTGGGCTAGCTCTTGGAACTCGCCACAATTACCATCTTCTTCAGTATCAATTTCGATGATATCTTCTTCAGTTGGCTCAGGTAATTCACCTGAAACTGTTAATGTGTAAGCAGAGCGCCGTAACGTAAGGTTTTGTTCCGATAAAACAGCTTGAGCAGTTGAGAAAATTAAATCGATTTCTTCTTCGGTGACATCGACTAATTCAGTTTCTTCTTCGTCATCTGTTTCTTGCCATGCAAAGATTTGCACAGAAAAGTCAACTGGTTGCAGCAACAAGTATTCGGTGCTGTCCACTTTAAACTTGGTTTCGACAGTGCAAGGCAAGCTCTTACCTGTTTCATCCGTGAGTACAATCGTCGATCCTTCCATAGATTGCTTTTTTGTATCCTATAGCACTACTAGCTCAGAGAAACCCTCTTATATAAGGCTTTTGGCGCTCTTAAGCATTATGACAGCAAAGGGGACAAAAAATTAGAGACGCTAACAAGCTCTATAGGAATGCTTGATCAAAAAATGATGGCAGTGCGAAGCACTGCCATCATTTTTTGTGGAAATTTGCAGTAAAACAAAAACTGGAAGTAGAGTCATGGTGCGAAGCACCATGACTCTACTTAATTGATTGCTGTTTGATGGCTAACCATTGTTGCAAGATAATGGCGGCGGCTTTACGATCAATCATCGCTTTGTTTTCTCTAGTGGAAATACCTTGCGATCGCATTATTTCTTCAGCCTCATAGGAAGTAAGGCGTTCATCGACAAATTCTACGGTTATACCTAAATGTTTCGCTGCGCCATTGGCAAATTTTTGGACTTGCTTGGCTTGATAGCCTAACGATCCATCCATGTTATAAGGTAAGCCAATTACGAGGGTGTCAATATTGCGCTCAAGAATCAGTGATCGCAGTTCTGCCATGTCGTCTTGCCATGACTTACGGATAATTGTGGTAATGCCATGGACAGTGATGCCAAGGCGATCGCATCCAGCTATGCCGATACGTTTGCGACCTACATCTAGTCCTAGTGCTGCATACTGCATAAATCTTCTAGGGATAAGGGGCGTTTCATGGTACTTATCCCGCCTGAAATGGTTGAACTTTTTGAATTAAAGCTTGCGATCGCGAAATAATTGTTGTCCAGTCATCCTCAGCGATCACCTCTGGTGAAAATAAATGGCTAGAGATACCTACTGCGATCGCCCCTGCCGCTAGAAATTTATCGGCATTTTGGAGACTAACTCCACCTGTAGGAATGAGAGGGATATCACGTATTACTGGTTGTAAGCATTGGATATATTCCACACCACCAATAACTTTGATTGGAAAAACCTTGACAGCAGCAGCGCCTGCTTGCCAAGCCGTAATAATTTCTGTCGGGGTTAAAGCCCCTGCAATTACAGGAATATTATTTTCTAAACCCTTAGCAATGAGTTCAGGATTGGTATGGGGCGTAAATAGAAAGCTACATCCACAGGCGATCGCGCGTTCAGCATTCTCAAGATCTAAAACCGTGCCTGTACCAATTTTGCAATCTGGTAGTTCCTGTTGCAGCTTAGGAATCAATGATTCAGCGCGATCGGTATTCCATGCAATTTCAATCAGCTTAATTCCCCCTGCCGCTGCTGCAAGTGCCATTTCTCTAGCAATACTGACATTATCTGCCCGAATAACGGCAATAATGCGATGCTGCTGCAACAAACTGAGCCAAGGATTCACAGGATTTTGTAAAAAAGGACGATCCAATTAACTGCCACAGATCATGGCATAAGGACATGATTTTTGAAAGTGCTACAAAGCAGCACTTTCAAAAATTGGATTGATCTAGATAATGGTGTTATCAGGGATCACAGCATTTTTAACGACGACAACGATACCATTGCAAATGCAATAGCCTTGTTCTTCACGATTGACATCTTGGACGCGATCTTTATTGATAATCTGCACATTTTTACCAATTCGTGCATTTTTATCGATAATTGCGCGACGGATGATTGTATTTTCGCCGATTCCCATAGGCACTTTGTTAGTAGCAAGATCGGAAGCACGCTCTTCCTGTGGTTGATAAAAATCACAACCCATCAGTAGCGTATCTTCAATTGTGCAATTGGCTTCGATATGCATTCTGATACCAACTACTGAGTTA from Pseudanabaena sp. Chao 1811 encodes the following:
- a CDS encoding YaaW family protein, with the protein product MDELSNVLALATDEELYQIADILFRRKFNPIDYVATPPVQELQSWDRDELIEAISKRFRFLAADGLTVLRRKTSDVSYREVLERVCQHLNIKYSKKQSVEDIESELFLNLISNSWKKLSPQERSSIDDSVQTALTESNLKKSLPLDAQRNPMSLLVKGGSAIAVSTVIRSAVLNAIARQMAWHFASYQVGYEVLKAGGTAIATRLNAYVSTYLAKRGMAVAATQYTAARTVFSVITPALWGLFFADLGWRAIATNYGRIIPAIFIIAQIRLLRMS
- a CDS encoding chorismate lyase, with amino-acid sequence MTLTSAQSIQSTTARPWNRIEEPMWQGSEDDIRKGLPFNLLSPTWQMFLMGDGAPTRHLQLLTQSDISVEVLAMTNIGDDDDNAPSDISLIAAPRIRRQIFLRSQKTGEIFSHATSWWSEAAMQKYLKDPSLPIWVSLNQKYTELYRDLKGIYKGACPQLAQAFGYPEVKEYWARHYLLWHGGEPITMLYEIYSPAIGKYLGSSSL
- the coaD gene encoding pantetheine-phosphate adenylyltransferase; this encodes MIAIYPGSFDPITFGHLDIIKRGSHLFDRVIVAVLRNPNKTPLFTMEERMTQIREATRHLDNVDVDTFTGLTVTYAHLMKAQVLIRGLRAVSDFEMELQMAHTNKTLANDIETVFLSTSNEYSFLSSSVVREIARFGGEIDHLVTPEVAIALRQKFL
- the argF gene encoding ornithine carbamoyltransferase → MGNLQGRDLLSLADLQPNEIQELLTLAQQLKAGEVKFDFQRKTLGLLFRKASTRTRVSFTVAMHQLGGHVIDLDPSVTQVSRGEPIQDTARVLDRYLDVLAIRTFEQAELETFAKFSKIPIINALSDLEHPCQVLADLLTVLENFGTLKGLTLTYLGDGNNMAHSLMIGCALVGMNVRIASPKNFTPDPAVVAQAKALATNSEVIVTDDPKLASQAAHVLYTDVWASMGQESEAEDRIPIFQPYQLNSELMALADRDVIALHCLPAHRGEEITDEVMEGDQSRIWDEAENRLHAQKALLASVL
- a CDS encoding YqeG family HAD IIIA-type phosphatase; translation: MKPWRLIAPDLVLSAPIYTITPQLMQKHGLSGLILDVDNTLIGDDESDVSDEIRQWVELMRQQYPIWLASNNFSDRRIQKVAESLNLPYRSRAGKPSRRVVRQVLEAMQIPPAQVAMVGDRLFTDTIVGNRLGLFTILVQPPCEELVFKPNIATIFKARSSFLRNWEIWIARKSGVKI
- a CDS encoding Na(+)/H(+) antiporter subunit B, translating into MKWIYIIAGIAFFIKMLFLPNPAPSLPFSIVEVIAQDSGVSNVVSGIIFRNRLYDTIFEVIVFTIAIMGANFLLANEKPFTRIYQFTDQTSIVLAQLGATIAALVAIELAIRGHLSPGGGFAAGVAGGTAIGLIAITSSPERLQNLYKRWYAATWEKISVLIFIVLSVITLSGIELPHGQMGELISGGIIPILNMLVAIKVALGSWSVVLVFIRYRGLL
- a CDS encoding DUF4040 domain-containing protein, translating into MISNYDGYVYAIAVLLPISASMLVFQTNPYKALVIRGILGAISALVYTILGAADVALTEALVGAFLATMLQAVAVRSSLVLRLGVVEEMAIAHDLEEELDKIDLPFEQLEQKELQQPEQFDEHSVIDNGIDQDYASISNFEKLIDILKNTFSKYYMRVELVPYENEAELEQALIDKLVHATLHDAETQEVNQARFYQIKIRLRRLYEIMQANPDLANVQLIRI
- a CDS encoding monovalent cation/H(+) antiporter subunit G; its protein translation is MSITMTTLVHILSYICILSGLVFWFWGTSALLTKRSVLFKLHSLSVSDTLGSIAIIFGLVLLRPKELPLLILAIISLALWNTMLCYVLAYCSSSTTKKK
- a CDS encoding Na+/H+ antiporter subunit E codes for the protein MIGQFILRIVIWFLLTANLSITNIIIGVSISLLMPYYRSEAIQFKDVIYGIKKIIVAVPQAYIEAIEMICQPHKHEEVIMEKAKNRRSAALVFLDIFLITFTPKTVVLRHQEDDWYVVHHVVRRIQRRRNS
- a CDS encoding cation:proton antiporter, whose translation is MTFLTLLWIVLPFLVGFIIYIFPKCDRILALVGTFASALYVIPLFVQQTPINLQLLDNFGVTLVLDPLAGFFILTNALVTAAVIIYCWNSDRTAFFYAQVILLHGSINAAFACSDFISLYVALEVISIASFLLIAYPRSDRSIWIGLRYLFVSNVAMLFYLIGAVLVYKANHSFTFSGLRGSPPEAIALIFLGLLAKGGIFVSGLWLPLTHAESESPVSALMSGVVVKAGILPLVRCALLIEELDPIVRIFGVLTALLGVFFAVFEKDAKRMLAFHTISQLGFILAAPEVGGFYALTHGLVKSSLFLIVGNLPSRNLKELQHQPIPTQLWIPLVIASFSISGFPLLSGFGAKVLTMENLQPWQVIGMNIAALGTAISFAKFIFLPHNHQAQSGIKAPLRGEFWVAIAILLGGLFVANAVYYEAYTLENAVKPLATIAIGWIAYWLIFKHAVVKFSTLFEDFENLIGVMSLTLILLFWMVLA
- a CDS encoding cation:proton antiporter subunit C, which encodes MLEAFVLATILCGFLGIILKKNLVMKIISMDVMSTGVIAYFVVIASRQGVFTPILGDIPRTNYADPVPQAVILTAIVIGFSIQALMLVGVIKLARNNPTLEIHEIEKSDLL
- the mltG gene encoding endolytic transglycosylase MltG, with amino-acid sequence MSSAQKMPKKSSNWLFYGVAFPLTILFTGLVSSSWWIWASAAPSTFGAKVRLTIPDGMPTQMIAQELEAAGVIRSSLALRLWLQWQSLRGSEAVSLRSGTYDFSTNQSLPEVVAQIQTAKLTEVRFTIPEGWSIAQMADLFEKQGFFAAKDFVAAAQRTSPKRRPWLPEDIPSLEGFLFPDTYQILPSEATPDRIIDLMLDRFEQVALPVYKDNQSGKPKVKVSLKDWVTLASIVEKEAVIDSERRIISGVFWNRLKKNMRLESDPTVEYGLNIKQTPENPLTLDQVRTSSPYNTYLNEGLPPGAIASVGLASLKATLDPASTDYLFFVAKYDGSHVFSRNLEDHEKALQAIDKKIQQKTPKQ